The genomic stretch TCCGAGGCAAAGGCCTCCCGCAGGCTGGGCAGGCCCATGGGAGGCGCCATGGTCCATGCGCGGTGGCTTTTGGCGCAGCGGGAGCCAATGGTGCGCAGCTCGTCGAAGGGCTGGAGTTCCGGCGCCAGGTAGCCCCAGGAGAGCTGGACGTGTCCGGCGGTTCCCGCCGAGCCAAAGCGACCGGCCCGGCCCGGATCCACCCGGGTGCGGCCCAGCGTGGACGACTGCCAGGCATAGTCCGGTTCATCGGCGGTCCCCGGGAGGGAGCCGGACCTTTCCTCCGGTTCCGGCCGGGGCGCCACGAAGGTGCCGCGCCCTGGCTCCGGGCGCACGATCCCGTCCTCGGCCAGCATGGTGATGGCCGCCGTGATGGTGACGGGGCTCGCCCCGTAGGCCTTGGCGAGGGTGCGCACCGAAGGCAGCTTGTCCCCCGAGTCCATTGCTGCCGCCTGCTGCCTTAGTTTCTCGGCGATGTCGCCGGCCCTGTCATTGCTCACAACGGCAAGCATAGATAGCGTTACTGCGAATGTCGCCTAAGTGTTACTGCACGTTGCGCGGACCCGGTCAGGAAAAGACCACGAGGCCGTAGACCGCAAAGACGGCCAGGTGGGCCGCGCCGTGCATGGCCGTGGCCTTCTTCGACGCGAAGGTGGTGATGGAAAGCAGCAGTGTGACACCTAGCAGCAGCAGGTTGGCCGGGGACTCGGCGAGCGTGACGGCCTGGCCTGTGAACAGCCCGATCAGCAGCACTGCCGGGATGGTCAGGCCCACGGTGGAGACGAGTGCGCCGTGGCACAGGTTGCTGACGCGTTGCGCCTCCCCCGCCAGGGCTGCCCGGATCGTGGTGATGGTCTCCGGCAGGAACACGATCATCGCAATCAGGATGCCCGAGAGGGCGACAGGTGCGCCGGCCCGGCCGAGCCCGTCGTCCAGGAGGGCGGCCATGTCATGCGAGAGCAGCACGATGGGCAGCACCGTGACCACCAGGACGCCCAGGCGCAGCAGCACCTCGGCGCGGTGCTCGGCGAGAATCTCGGTGATGGGCCGGCGCTGGGCGGGGACCTGGGCGCCTGAGGCGGTGCCGGCGTCGGACGTGGCAGCAGCGGCAGGCAGGCGGGGGTCCACCTCGGTGAAGTCGCCGGCCTGGGCGCCCATTTGGCGGACCAGGAAAAACGCGTAGAGGCCCATGGACAGCAGGATGATCGGGCTTTCCTGGCCCGTGGTGTAGGACCCGCCGGTCCCGATCAGCGCGGGAAGTGCGAATGCGAGCGAGGCCAGCACGATGATCATGGCGAAGTATGCGGACGTGCCGGTGCGGTTGTGGCGCAGGCCGCCGTGCCGCAGCCCGCCCAACAGGAGGGACAGGCCGATCACGCCGTTGAGGATGATCATGGACACCGCGAACACGGAGTCGCGGGCGATCGTGGCATGTTCGCCGGGTCCGAGCATGACGGCGGAGATCAGCACCACCTCGATCAGCACGATCGAAAGCGTCAGGACCAGTGAGCCGTAGGGGTCGCCGAGGCGGCGGGCCAGGTGTTCGGCCTCGTGGACCACACCGAAGGAACAGAGGAGGATGACCGCGATGATGGCGGCCAGCGCGGTGGCCAGCAGGGGCGTGGGCACGGGCGGTTCCAGCAGCGGCGCGGCAAGCATGAGTGCGGCCACGGCACCCCAGCCGACAATGATCCGCATGATGGCGGTGCGCGTAAAAATGGAGCGTGCAGTTTGGGAGACCATGGGGCTACCTGTTCCACGGGGCCGTCCCCGTGTCGCATGAACAGACGGGCCGTCCCGTCCGTGAATCTGGCAGGGCTGCCGTCAAGGGCAGCCCCAACCCAGAGTAGGCCACGGAGTTGACGAAAGGCCAGCCGCCCGCGGGACAGGGCTAAAATGGAAGGCAGCGCCCGGCGGCACGGAGACAGTCCTGCCGCACCTCCCACCCCTGAAGGCTAAAACATGAACCCCGAACGCATGAACGTGGAGTCGTTCAACCTCGACCACCGCACGGTGGCGGCACCCTACATCCGCGTCGCGGACCGCAAGCAGCTCCCGCTCGGGGATGTCATTACCAAATATGACGTGCGCTTCACCCAGCCCAACGCGGCACACCTGGAGATGGCTGCCATCCACTCGCTGGAGCACCTGTTTGCCGAGCACTCCCGCAACCACTCCGGCGCCGTCATCGACTTCTCCCCCATGGGCTGCCAGACCGGCTATTACCTCATCCTGGCGGGCGAGCCGGACCTGCCCGCCGTCATGGACCTGGTCGAGGCCACCCTGACCGACGTCCTGGGCGCCGCCGAGGTGCCCGCCGCCAATGAGATCCAGTGCGGCTGGGGTGCCAACCACTCGCTCGCCGGCGCACAGGATGCCGCCCGGGCATTCCTGGCCAAGCGTGCCGAATGGGAGCAGGTCACCGCATGAGCACCCTGTCCCCCTCAGCCGTAGACGTCGTCATCATCGCCGCCATGGAGGAGGAAATCACCCCCTTCCTGGAGCGCGCCGATTCCGTCGGCACCCCCGTCCGGGTGGGCCATTCCATCCAGCGCACGGGCCTGCTCGGCGGTGCCCGCACCTTGTTCGTCCAGGGCGGGATCGGCCTGGTGAACGCCGCCGGAGCCGCCACGTCCGCACTGCTCCACGCCGCACGCACCAACGGTGACGGCGTCCTGCCGCTGGTCATCAGCGCCGGCACCGCCGGGGGCCTGGGCGATGAAGTCCGCGTGGGCGACGTCGTCATCGGCACCGACACCATCAATGCCGACGCCGACGCACAGGCCTTCGGCTACAAGCTGGGCCAGGTTCCGGGCATGCCGGTTTCCTACCCTGTGCCGGATGCCCTGCTCGCCGCCTTCGATGTGGACCTGTCCGCGCCGCGGCTGGTCGAGACCGTGCACCGCGGGCTCATGGTCTCCAGCTACAAGTTCGTGGACCAGGAACGCGCCGTGGCCATCAAGGACCACTTTGACCAGGTGCTCTCCACCGACATGGAATCCTCCGCCATCGCCCAGACGGCCCACGTCCACGGGGCCCCGTTCCTGGCCATCCGCGGCATCTCCGACCTCTGCGGCCCGGCAGCCAATGCCGACTTTGCCACGCATGTCGACGACGCCGCCGAGCGTTCGGCCGAGATCGCCGCGGCGGTTGTGGCCGCATGGTTCGCGGCAAGGGCCGCCACCCGGGACACAACACCGGCCGCTTCCTAGCCCTTCCATCCCGGCATTCCCAAAAAGTACGACGGCGGCAGGCGCCCTTCGCTGGAAGGGCGCCTGCCGCCGTCGAACTTGGGAAAGGCTGTGCCTACCCAGGCGGGCAGGTTCCGGTCATGCGCACGATGACCTTGGCCACCTGCTCAATGAATTCGGCCGTGGGTTCGCGCTGGGACGGTTTGGTCTCCACCCGCTGCACGAGCGCCTCGGTGATGCCCCCGATCAGGATGAGGCTGGTCAGCCCCTTCGGGGCGGCGTCGATCAGGCCCGCGGCGGCGATGTCCTCGAAGGCCGCATCGACGGCCGATGCCATCCGCCGCGTGGTGAGGCGGCGCTCCCGGGCGAGGGCCTGCGAGACGCCGACCACCTCAACCTGGAGCACGCGCGCCTTCCGTTCGTCCGCCAGCATGGGCCCGAGCGCGGCGGCAACCAACTGCTTCACGGCGCTGAGCGCATCCGGGGCCGGCAGCACGGTGCGGGCGGCGATGGCGGCGAGGACCTCGTTGTTCAGGTCGTGGTAAAGCTGGGTCAGCAGCTCGCCCTGGTCGGCATAAAGCTCGTAGAAGGAGCGCGTGGAAACCCTGGCGCCCTGGCACACGGCATGGACAGTGGTGGCGCGGTAGCCTTGGGTGCCGTAGAGCTCCAGCGCCGCATCGAGCAGCCGGCGCCGGCGTTCCTGGTCCCGCACATTGCGTTCAGTGCCATGCCACAGGACGTGGTCAACGGGAAAATCTGGCCTCATGCGCGGTCTTCCTTTCGGCGGAAAAACTAATTGGAAACCTGTATTTTCAGTGTAATACTTATCACATGGCGTACCTTGTAAAACCCGGCGACCTGGCCGATCCGCTCACCGCACCGGTCCCCGTCGACGAATCCCTGCCACGCACGGCCGTGATCGGCGCGGGACCGTCCGGGATCGCCGCCGCCAAGGCCCTGCACGCCGCCGGGATCCCCTTCGACTGCTTTGAGCGCGGCAGCGAGATCGGCGGAAACTGGCTGCTAGACAACCCCAACGGCCAGTCCGCCTGCTACGAGACCCTGGAAATCAACACCTCCGGGCCCCGCATGGCGTTCTCCGATTTTCCCATGCCCGCCGATTACCCACCCTATCCCCGGCACGACCTAGTGCACGCTTATTTTGAGCGGTATGTTGACCATTTCAACGTCCGCCGCACCATCACCTTCAACACCTCGGTGGAGGAAGTTTCCCGGGACGACGACGGCGGCTGGCTCGTGCGCACGGCCGGCCCCGCCGGGGAGGCCACCGGCCGCTACGACGCCGTCCTCGTGGCCAACGGGCACCATTGGGACCCGCAGTGGCCGGACCCCGGCTACCCCGGAACCTTCGACGGGGAGCAGATCCACGCCCACAGCTACCGCTCCGGTGCACAGCTGGAGGGGAAGGACGTGGTGGTGGTTGGCGCCGGGAATTCCGCCATGGACATTGCAGTGGAAGGTTCGTTCCGTGCCAACAATGTGGCCCTGTCGATCCGCCGAGGCCAGTGGGTGCTGCGGAAATCATTTCTGGGCAAGCCCAGCGACCAGGTGGCACTGCCCGGCTGGATGCCGTGGTGGGTGACGGGCCTGCGCCTGCGCATGGGCGCCCTGACCTCCGGGCCGCTGCGCCGCTACGGCCTGCCGGTTCCAGCCCACAAACCAGGCCAGTCGCACCCGGTGCAGTCGGATTCAATCCGGGCACGCATCGCCGCCGGCAAGGTGACCGTGCATCCGGGGATCGAGCGATTTGAGGGACGGGAGGTGGTGTTTGTCGACGGCACGCGGGCGCCGGCGGACCTGCTCGTCTGGGCCACCGGCTACAAGGTCTCCTTCCCGTTCTTCGACCCTTCCCTGGTCTCGGCCAAGAGCAATGACCTGCCGCTGTGGAAGCGCACCGTCCACCCGGACCTGCCGGGACTGTACTTCATTGGACTGGTCCAGCCGGTTGGCGCCGTCATGCCGGTGGCCGAGGCCCAGGCATCCTGGGTTGCCGAGATCCTGTCCGGGCGGTGCGCGCTGCCTCCGGCGCACGACATCCGCGTCCGGATGGAACGCGACCACCGGCGCAACAAGCGCCAGTTTTACGCCTCGCCCCGGCACACCATGGAGGTGGACTTCGACCGCTACCTCTGGGACCTGGGGCGGGAGCGGCGGCGCGGGCGCCGGCAAGCCGGCTCCGGGCTGGTGCCGGCGGAAGCCCCCGGCACGTCCCTGCAGCATCCGGCGGTTGCGTGGAAATGAGCGGCGGCTACAACCTCTCCGGGAAGACCGCGGCAGTCACCGGCGGCGCCAGGGGCATCGGCCGCGACATCGCCTTGGCCCTGGCCGCTGCCGGGGCCAAGGTGGCCATCGGAGACCTGAACCTGGACGAGGTCCGCGCCACGGCCAAGGCACTCGGGGGCACCGTGATCGGCCTGAAACTCGATGTGACCAGCCCGGCCTCCTATGCCGCCTTCCTTGCCACGGCGCGGTCGGAGCTGGGCGACATCGACATCCTGGTCAACAACGCCGGCATCATGTGGGTGGGGAAATTCGACGACGAGCCCGACGCCGTTGCCGGCGCACAGATTGCCGTCAACCTTTTGGGCGTCATCCGCGGCGTGAAGCTCGTGGCCCCTGGCATGGCTGCCCGCGGCAGCGGCCACATAATCACGATTGCCTCGGCGTCGGCGGTCCTGCCCACACCGGGCGAGGCCAGCTACGGGGCCAGCAAGCACGGCGTCCTGGGCTACGTTAAGTCGGTGCGCGCGGAACTGCACCGCTCCGGCGTCAGGATTTCCGTAATCATGCCAGCTGTTGTGGATACCGAACTGGCGGCCGGAACAGGCACGGGCGCCGCCAGGCAGCTGGCACCCGCGGACGTTGCAGCCGCCGTGCTGCGCACCCTCGAACGGCCCCGCTTCGAAGTCACTGTGCCCGGCTACATCGGTCCGCTGAACCGGGCGGTCAACATTCTTCCGCGCCCCCTGAGGGACGTCGTGTACCGGCAGATGGTCCCCAACCAGGTCAAACAGGTGGACCGCGCCGCCCGTGCGGGATACGAGTCCCAGTTCGGGGAATAGGGGCAGCCCAGGACCGGGCGCGCGTGGCGGGAGCCGCTCCCTTCGGGCACAGTGGCAGCCCATCCCCCAGGCGGGCGGGCCGCCGTCGTGCCCATCTCCGAGCCAACTGCATTAAGTATCACTACGCCTCCGCGGGCTTCGAAGGCACAAAGCTGGGAAGATTGAAGGGCAGCGCAATCCCCTGGAGGCTCCATGAACACCCTGATCCGTAAATTTCTCGACTTCTTCACCTCTTCCGGGCAGGAACCGCCGGCGGCAGTTGCCATCTTGGGCGAACCCGACGGCATGCCGCTGGCCAGCGCCGCATACCTGCGCGAATTTGCGCACCGGCTGGGTCTCGAGGTTGATGACCTGTCGCCGGCCGAGCAGTCCGAGTTGAAGCGGCGCCTGGACGATTCCATGGACTTCCGAGAAGAAAACTACAGCCGCCTGTACCACGGGGTCTACGAGCTGGGCCACGGCTACTCGCTGGACGATGCCCAGCGCGTCAGTGCCCGCATCAATGAAATCAGCGCAGAACCAGCGGCCGGAGCCTACCTCGACTACCGGGAAAATGCCGTGGCGGCCGAGGCACTGATGGCTGCCGGGGCGCTCCTGCGCCAGGAGGGGGATCTGGCTGCCGGGGCGCGGCTGTTCCAGCTGGCCGACGCCCGCCGGCACCGCAGTTCCCTGCTGTCCACGTCCGTGGCAGCACTCACGGCGGGCGGAACCGCACAGCTTGCGGAAGGTGCCGGACAGGCCACGGCCGTTGGCGCAGGCGCCACGGCTGATGCAGGCATCGTGTCGGCAGACAAGGCACCCGGCGAACCAGCCGGCACTTCCTCAGGATCAGGCACGGCCCGGGACGGTTCCGGCGACGCGGCGGCGCAATCCGGCATTGCCATGCTCATGGCAGACCGGAGCAAGGATGCCGGCGATTCCGCACCGGAGATTTCCGAGCCCACCCCGCCTCACGCTGCTGCAGGCACACCGGGCCAGGCTCCGAAGCCGGCCTCCAGCTCCGGTGCCGCCTCTGACGCCACAGCAGGCGGCGACGGCGGACCTGCCGCGGCAGCCGGCACCTCAACCGGGACGGCAGGCAGTAGCCCTGTTTCCAACAACGCACCCAAGGCCGCGCCCAAGGCGGCCCCGGGGCAGAAGCCTGTCAAGAAGAACCGATAGCCGGCCCCGGCCACATCCGGCACTGTGGCGCCGGCCCTCCCTCAAGGACACCGCATGCGCGATGTTCGCCAGGGACGGCCGGCGCCATTTTTGTTGGGACCAAACTCGCGGCGTGTCACCAAACAGGCGGCGGGCTGGGCAAGGGCGGTTCCGTCACCTTGTTCGATGGTGAGGAACGAATTCACCGGCACTTGGGTGTGCATCGACTCCGGCGACGGCGACCACGGCCACCACGTCGACCCGGCCCACCTGATGCGGAGCGCCATGGCCCGGCGCGGCCCTGCACCGCACGCCCCACATTTCCTGATCTGCTGTGCTGGTGCGAGTCCAACTCTGGTATGACTGGTAGCTGGACTTCAAGGAGACGGTGTGGAGAACAACAACGGCGGCCAGGCTGTCAAAAGCAACAAACGGGCCGGAAAGCGCACCACCACCAGGGCATTAACCATAAAAATATTGTGGTCTTCGACGGTCCTGGCGGCGGTCCTTTCTGCTGTGGCTGGGGCCGCGGTATTTCTTTTCGCCATGCCGCAGACACCGGGTGGGGGCAATCCGGCGCTGCTTTACCCGGCGTATGCCCTCAGCTGGCTCGGCGCTCTGGCACTTCTGGCCATTGCCATCCTGTCCATGCCGTTCAGCAGCGAGGACGACGAATGGGATGCCGGACTGGAGCAGCTGCATCCGTTCTGGCGTCCGGTGATAAAAATCGGTGCCTGGATTGGTCTCGGACTTCTCCTCGTGGCGCACATCGCCGCCGCCCTCGGCTCCGACGGTGGCGGCATCCTGCCGGGCAGGCCACGATTCACCATGTCGCTGCTGGCCATCCTTGGCGCCGCCGGGGCACTTCTTGCCGGCAGCGCCCTCGGACTGCCGGCCACCATCGCCCTGCTGGCCGCCTGGGGTTTGTCGCTCGTGCTGTTCCTCGTCCGCGGGATCGTAGGGTTGTTCGTCGAGTAGCAGTGGCGGCTTTCGTCAGGTCAGCCCATCCGCTTCGGCCTGTAGCTGGCAGGCGTGAACGCACCATCCTCCGCCACATGCGTCTCCGCACCCGGCACCCTGTCCGTGTTGTGGGCGCTGACACACAGCCAACCGCCGTCGCCCTGCTTGGCCATCACGAAGCTGAAGACTCCCCTGCGCCGGCCCGCCGGTTTCCCGTCCGGCGTGACCTGCCCGGTGACCACCCAGGCTGCGTGGACCACGGCGGTGTCGGCCCCGATGCGCCGCACCGTCACTTTTCCCAGCGACATGGATGAGTGTGGAAATATGTGTGCAAAGCCGTACGCGTGTGCGTCCCTGATCTGTCCGCGGGTACTCCACCACAGGCCCACCACGTTGACAAAGGCGGCATCGTCGGTGAACAGCGCCGCGAGGTCGTCGGCGTCGGCGTCATTCCAAGCGGAGGCAAAGCCGGCTGCCACGTCTTCTGGCCGGTCAAGCATGGATCGTGCCCTCCATTCCGGTGCAGGCAGCCCGTTGGCGCCCTCCGGCAACCGTATCAACCCCGCGGCAGCCGGCAGCTTGGTGGACTTCAATCCCGGTGATTCCCGCCAAGCAATTCGGCGCCGGCTTTTTGGCCAGACATGGACCAAAAGCCTTGGCCACGAACAACGCTCATGTCCCTGCGTCCGGAAGGTGGCCATGTGCGCCATACCGGCCCGCAGCCACCGTGGCCACCGCGATGGTTACCAGTGCACCGAGGACGAGGGCTGCGGGTTCCCCTGGCGCCAGCAAACCTTGCTGTATCCCGATGGTGGCCGCTGCCACCGGGACTCCCAGCTGCGAGGCAGCCAGCAGGCCGAGAGCGAGGTCCTGTCCCAGCAGTCTCATGCAGGCGTGCACTGCCAAGGCGCCCAGCCCCAAAAACAGTCCCAGCACGATCATCCTCGGATGGCCACCGAATGCCTGCAACTGTAGGGAGGCGCCGAGCCAGACGAAGAACAGGGGCCCCAGGAAGCCCTCGGTAATGGCAAATAGCTGCCGGGCCAACCGGCGGGGCTCCCCCACGGCAGCGACGGCCAGCCCAAAGGAGAAACCGACCAGCATGATGGACACATGACCCCAAACCGCCACGCCGGACAGGGTAAACAGGACCACCAACTGCAGCCGCAGCTCCAGCGCAAACTTCCGCTTCTCGGACACCCTGTGGATTCGCTGCTGCGTGCCCCTGCGTTCACCCTCTCTCAAAACAAGATAGACGACGCCGGCGCCCGCCAACACGGCAGCCACACCCAGCGCGGTCCGGCCCGCCGCCGACGGATCCATGGCCAGCGGCAACGCGACAATGGCCACGACATCAGCCAGTGCCACCTGGGCCATTGTGGCCAAAATCCGGGGACCCCGGAGACCCAGGGACGTGACTATGGGCAGCACCATTGCCGCCGAGGACGAGGCCATCAAGACAGCATAAAGTGGCGCCTGTCCTGTACCAAACAGCAAAGCAACCCCGATTCCAGCAACGGCCGCCAGCACAGTGACGGCCGCTTGCCGGACTGCTGCCGCGGACAGGGAGGCCCGCAGCGAAGTGTCGCGCACGGGTACGTGGCTGCCGGCAACAAACATGACCAGGGCAAAGCCGACGTCGGCAAGAAACACAAACGCCGGTTCAGCCGGGTCCACCAGATTCATTCCAGAGCGGCCAATGAGAATCCCAGCCACCAGTTCCCCGACCACTATCGGCACCCGCCACTGGCGCGGCAGTGCCAGCAACGGCCCAAGCAGCGCCGCGGCACAAATGACGGCCAGTAGGGGAAAAGTCATGCCATGATCCTTGCCTTCTGCATTCCGTCGGCGTAGCCCGCTGGCGTCCCCTTGAGGGAATCCAATGGCAGGGGGCATTCAATTCCCGGCAGGCCAGCCAAACCGCTTGACACCAAGACCCGGTCCCATCACGGATGGCGGCAACTGCCAGCAGCAGCGGGCCGCATTGGTAATGCCGTTGTCCGGATACGACGCCCCGCCGGGACGGGATAACCCGGCCGACACGCTTTCCACAAGCATGTCCAGCCCGGCCGAAGCCCTTTCCTCACGAGTCTTTCCCGGGCCTGTCGGCTTCCTCGCCCGTATTCACCACCAACACGGGACAGTGAGCATGTGCCACACAGGCCTGGCTGACCGAACCGAGCAGGAGCCCCGCGAAGCCCCCATATCCCCTGCGTCCGACAACAAGCATGTCCGAGCCGTCGCTCATTTCTATGAGCTTCTGCCGTGGCTGGCCATGGACCAAGGTCGTTGACATGTTGGCAGGCAGTGGCTGGCCAAAGGTGTCGGTGACGGTGGCCTGGAGAAGTTGCCTGGCACCTTCTTCGAACTCCACCGTGCCCAAGGCATAGGGAACGGCCAAGGACGTGGGGACATTCCAGCAGGCCACCACTTCAAGCCACGAGCCGGTCGCATTTGCCATGCGTGCAGCTTCCTTGAGCGCCGCAATGGACCCGGCAGACCCATCAACACCGACGACAATTTTGCCCATTTCCTGATTGGTGCTCACTGTAGATACCTTCCTTCGACGCCATGTCCATCTGGCTTCCATGCTGCAGTGCCCCGGCACCGGTGCATAGGGTCCAACGGCACCAAATTCATTGCCGGCTCCGAAGCCTTGCCAGGTATTCGGGACCTATGGCTCTGTGGTCCGCCACATTGGCGGAATACTCTGGCTGACATGAAGTCAGGCTTGGCCTTGCAACCGCCTGGGTTGTTAGGCATTAGACCAAGCCCACATGATCAACCCTTGGAGCTGGCAGTGGCCAACCATTTTGAACGCTACGTGGAAGTCGCGGAAATTTTGATCCGGCACGGATTCGGCCAGATCGCCCCGTTGCTGGGGCTCGGACAGATGCACCTGGGGCCCACACCTCGCAGGGCCGGCACACGGGCCACGCCCGAACGGCTGGTTGTGGCTTTGGAGGAACTAGGTCCCACATTCATCAAGCTGGGCCAGTTGCTCTCAACACGCCCGGATATTTTGCCCCGTCCCTACATTGCCGCGCTGGCACGGCTTCAAGATGATGCCCCTCCCGTGGCGACGGAACAAGTCCGCATCATCGTCGAACAGGAATTGGGAGCCGGCATTGACGTTGTTTTCAGCACTTTTGTGGATGCACCGCTCGCCAGTGCCTCGATCGGCCAGGCCCACGCGGCAACCTTGATCGACGGCACCTCCGTCGTCGTGAAGGTGCGCCGTCCCGGAGTCGTTGCCCAAGTCCAGGAGGATCTGGAGATACTGCAGAATCTGGCCCACCACGCCAGCCGCAACTGGGCGGCCTTGGCTGACTACAACGTGGAGGCCGTGGTCTCTACCTTCGCCGCCACGCTGCGGGCAGAACTGGACTATCTCGTTGAGGGACGGAACGCGGAGCGGTTTGCCCGAAATTTTGCCCATGACACCGGCATCCACATACCAAAAATTCATTGGGCGACCACCACGTCCAGGGTGTTGACCATGGAGAGGATCTACGGACGGCGGATCGATGACGCACAGGTTGCCTCCCTGCCCCTGGCAGACAGGGACCGGCTCGCCACCACGGCGGCCAAGGCTGCAGCCAAGATGATTTTCGAAGACGGCTTCTTCCATGCCGACCCGCATCCCGGGAATTTGTTCGTGGAGTCCAACGGCCGGATTGCCCTGATCGACTTCGGCATGGTGGGAGAGGTGGATGAACAACTCCGCCAACGGCTCGGCACGCTCCTGCTCGCCTTCAGCCGCAACGACCCCGAACGAATCAGCCGTGCACTGCTGGGACTTTCCGTCAACGGGGCTGCCCCCGACCGCGGACGGCTCCGGCAGGACATGGCCGTTTTTATGAAGCAGTACCAGGGCCGGAGTCTGGGCGAGATCCAGCTTGCACCGCTGATCGTCGAAATGTTGGCCATCCTGCGAAACCACCACATCCAACTACCTGGCAGCATTGCCCTGCTCGCAAAAATGGTCATCATGACCGAAGGCATGGGGGTGGGCCTCAACCCTGGCTTCAACCTCGGCAAGGTACTCAAGCCCTACGCCGGGCGGTTGGCCCTTGAACGAATCAACCCGCGAAAGCTGCCAGCACTGCTGAGACAACTCGGCCTGGACGCCGCCGCCCTTGGTGCGGACATGCCGGAAAGGCTGGAACGACTGTTGCAGCAACTCGACGACGGCCTCGAAGTGCATCTGCGCACCGAGGAGATCACTCCGCTTGTGGCAAGGGCCGAACGCATTGGCAACCGGCTGGTGGCCGGCCTAATTCTCGCCGCCTTTATTCGCGGCATCGGTGATCTGACGGCCGCTGACCGCCGGCACCTGCAAAACTGGCAGAACACGCTGCTGGCCACCGGTGTTGGTGCAATGGGAGCCATGGGCGGTTTCCTTGCATGGACGTCCCGACCCGGGCTCCGCATCCGCCGCTAATCTCCGTCAGGCTCGCCGCCGAGAACAAACTTTCGGCCGTCGACACTCGCCGGGGTGATCTCCACGTAGGTCCATTTCCGTGTCCTGGTCCAGGATTCAAGGTGGAGCAGGTCGGCAGCATCAATCTCCGTCTGGGACTCCACCGCCCTGGCCGTCCCCTTGACCACGATGCTCCATGCTTCCCCGTCGCCTACTTCGTCGCATTCCAGGGCCACCAAGGGATTGATCGCCATCTCTGCAAGCTTGGTGCCCGGATTGGTCCTGATCCATATCTTGTCTGTGGTTGCGATAAAGTTCAGCGGAAAAATGTCCGGCTGGTTGGCGACGCTGACGGCCAACCTGCCAAAACGGCTGCCCCGCAGCAACTCCCACGCTTCGTTCCATGGCAACACTGCCCCTGGTTCTTCATCACTAGTCATGATCCGATCATCTCCCTGTTCCGTGCCGCTTGGTAGGGCCCAAAGACCGTGTTGGGCCACCGCACCACTTCCCGCGGACAGCCGGCTGCAAAACTTGGGACTTTGGACCGTGGTCTCAGGCCC from Arthrobacter stackebrandtii encodes the following:
- the mtnN gene encoding 5'-methylthioadenosine/S-adenosylhomocysteine nucleosidase translates to MSTLSPSAVDVVIIAAMEEEITPFLERADSVGTPVRVGHSIQRTGLLGGARTLFVQGGIGLVNAAGAATSALLHAARTNGDGVLPLVISAGTAGGLGDEVRVGDVVIGTDTINADADAQAFGYKLGQVPGMPVSYPVPDALLAAFDVDLSAPRLVETVHRGLMVSSYKFVDQERAVAIKDHFDQVLSTDMESSAIAQTAHVHGAPFLAIRGISDLCGPAANADFATHVDDAAERSAEIAAAVVAAWFAARAATRDTTPAAS
- a CDS encoding YybH family protein → MLDRPEDVAAGFASAWNDADADDLAALFTDDAAFVNVVGLWWSTRGQIRDAHAYGFAHIFPHSSMSLGKVTVRRIGADTAVVHAAWVVTGQVTPDGKPAGRRRGVFSFVMAKQGDGGWLCVSAHNTDRVPGAETHVAEDGAFTPASYRPKRMG
- a CDS encoding flavin-containing monooxygenase; protein product: MAYLVKPGDLADPLTAPVPVDESLPRTAVIGAGPSGIAAAKALHAAGIPFDCFERGSEIGGNWLLDNPNGQSACYETLEINTSGPRMAFSDFPMPADYPPYPRHDLVHAYFERYVDHFNVRRTITFNTSVEEVSRDDDGGWLVRTAGPAGEATGRYDAVLVANGHHWDPQWPDPGYPGTFDGEQIHAHSYRSGAQLEGKDVVVVGAGNSAMDIAVEGSFRANNVALSIRRGQWVLRKSFLGKPSDQVALPGWMPWWVTGLRLRMGALTSGPLRRYGLPVPAHKPGQSHPVQSDSIRARIAAGKVTVHPGIERFEGREVVFVDGTRAPADLLVWATGYKVSFPFFDPSLVSAKSNDLPLWKRTVHPDLPGLYFIGLVQPVGAVMPVAEAQASWVAEILSGRCALPPAHDIRVRMERDHRRNKRQFYASPRHTMEVDFDRYLWDLGRERRRGRRQAGSGLVPAEAPGTSLQHPAVAWK
- a CDS encoding TetR/AcrR family transcriptional regulator: MRPDFPVDHVLWHGTERNVRDQERRRRLLDAALELYGTQGYRATTVHAVCQGARVSTRSFYELYADQGELLTQLYHDLNNEVLAAIAARTVLPAPDALSAVKQLVAAALGPMLADERKARVLQVEVVGVSQALARERRLTTRRMASAVDAAFEDIAAAGLIDAAPKGLTSLILIGGITEALVQRVETKPSQREPTAEFIEQVAKVIVRMTGTCPPG
- a CDS encoding SDR family oxidoreductase codes for the protein MSGGYNLSGKTAAVTGGARGIGRDIALALAAAGAKVAIGDLNLDEVRATAKALGGTVIGLKLDVTSPASYAAFLATARSELGDIDILVNNAGIMWVGKFDDEPDAVAGAQIAVNLLGVIRGVKLVAPGMAARGSGHIITIASASAVLPTPGEASYGASKHGVLGYVKSVRAELHRSGVRISVIMPAVVDTELAAGTGTGAARQLAPADVAAAVLRTLERPRFEVTVPGYIGPLNRAVNILPRPLRDVVYRQMVPNQVKQVDRAARAGYESQFGE
- a CDS encoding calcium:proton antiporter — translated: MVSQTARSIFTRTAIMRIIVGWGAVAALMLAAPLLEPPVPTPLLATALAAIIAVILLCSFGVVHEAEHLARRLGDPYGSLVLTLSIVLIEVVLISAVMLGPGEHATIARDSVFAVSMIILNGVIGLSLLLGGLRHGGLRHNRTGTSAYFAMIIVLASLAFALPALIGTGGSYTTGQESPIILLSMGLYAFFLVRQMGAQAGDFTEVDPRLPAAAATSDAGTASGAQVPAQRRPITEILAEHRAEVLLRLGVLVVTVLPIVLLSHDMAALLDDGLGRAGAPVALSGILIAMIVFLPETITTIRAALAGEAQRVSNLCHGALVSTVGLTIPAVLLIGLFTGQAVTLAESPANLLLLGVTLLLSITTFASKKATAMHGAAHLAVFAVYGLVVFS
- a CDS encoding cation:proton antiporter; the encoded protein is MTFPLLAVICAAALLGPLLALPRQWRVPIVVGELVAGILIGRSGMNLVDPAEPAFVFLADVGFALVMFVAGSHVPVRDTSLRASLSAAAVRQAAVTVLAAVAGIGVALLFGTGQAPLYAVLMASSSAAMVLPIVTSLGLRGPRILATMAQVALADVVAIVALPLAMDPSAAGRTALGVAAVLAGAGVVYLVLREGERRGTQQRIHRVSEKRKFALELRLQLVVLFTLSGVAVWGHVSIMLVGFSFGLAVAAVGEPRRLARQLFAITEGFLGPLFFVWLGASLQLQAFGGHPRMIVLGLFLGLGALAVHACMRLLGQDLALGLLAASQLGVPVAAATIGIQQGLLAPGEPAALVLGALVTIAVATVAAGRYGAHGHLPDAGT
- a CDS encoding S-ribosylhomocysteine lyase, with translation MNPERMNVESFNLDHRTVAAPYIRVADRKQLPLGDVITKYDVRFTQPNAAHLEMAAIHSLEHLFAEHSRNHSGAVIDFSPMGCQTGYYLILAGEPDLPAVMDLVEATLTDVLGAAEVPAANEIQCGWGANHSLAGAQDAARAFLAKRAEWEQVTA